One window of Quercus robur chromosome 12, dhQueRobu3.1, whole genome shotgun sequence genomic DNA carries:
- the LOC126709345 gene encoding protein DETOXIFICATION 56, translating to MSTATKLEENPSKKTFQTPSSPPPLTQKWPASLSKIMLSELKAQRGIAVPLVAMNLTWFAKIAITTAFLGRLGELKLAGGALGFTFANVTGFSVLNGLCGAMEPICGQAYGAKNFKLLHKTLLMAIFLLLLTTLPITFLWLNVDKILIYFGQQKDISIVAKTYLFYLLPDLVITSFLCPLKAYLSSQSITVPIMFSSALALAVHIPINIFLAKVKGLEGVSMAIWITDLMVVILLALYVFVMENSRERGWKEGGWCEQSISDWLRLIKLCGPCCLTACLEWWCYEILVLLTGRLGNAKQAVGVLAIVLNFDYLLYSVMLSLATCASTRVSNELGANHAGPAYQSAYVSLGVSIVAGCIGGAVMVAARGIWGPLFSHDKGTIRCVKKMMLLMALVEVVNFPLAVCGGIVRGTARPWLGMYANLGGFYLLALPLGVLLAFKAALGLGGLLIGFFLGMVACLVLLLVFVIRIDWDEEAGKAQLLARDVDIVKEDENHSIVETGKTAQV from the coding sequence ATGTCTACTGCCACAAAACTTGAAGAGAACCCAAGTAAGAAAACCTTTCAAACACCTTCATCTCCCCCACCTCTAACTCAAAAATGGCCAGCTAGCTTATCAAAGATTATGCTTTCGGAGCTAAAAGCGCAAAGGGGAATTGCTGTTCCATTGGTAGCAATGAATTTGACATGGTTTGCAAAGATAGCAATCACAACAGCATTTTTAGGCAGGCTTGGGGAGCTCAAATTGGCAGGAGGTGCACTTGGGTTCACGTTTGCGAATGTCACAGGCTTCTCTGTCTTGAACGGCCTCTGTGGCGCCATGGAACCCATATGTGGTCAAGCTTACGGAGCCAAAAACTTTAAACTCCTTCACAAGACCCTTCTCATGGCAATCTTCTTATTACTACTTACCACACTACCTATAACTTTCTTGTGGCTCAACGTTGATAAAATTCTCATTTATTTTGGCCAACAAAAAGACATTTCAATTGTGGCAAAGACCTATCTCTTCTATCTCCTTCCTGATTTGGTAATCACTTCATTTCTATGTCCACTCAAAGCCTACTTGAGCTCACAGAGTATAACTGTTCCTATAATGTTTAGCTCGGCTCTAGCTCTAGCTGTTCACATTCCTATCAATATATTTCTCGCAAAAGTTAAGGGTCTTGAGGGAGTTTCAATGGCAATTTGGATCACTGATCTCATGGTAGTGATTCTACTTGCCTTATATGTGTTTGTAATGGAAAATAGTAGAGAGAGAGGGTGGAAGGAAGGTGGGTGGTGTGAACAAAGCATTAGTGACTGGCTAAGGTTGATCAAGCTCTGCGGGCCTTGTTGCCTTACCGCCTGCCTTGAATGGTGGTGTTATGAGATTTTAGTCTTGCTCACAGGGAGGCTAGGGAATGCAAAGCAGGCTGTTGGAGTGTTAGCAATTGTGCTAAACTTTGATTACTTGCTTTACTCTGTGATGTTATCATTGGCAACATGTGCATCCACCCGTGTGTCGAATGAGCTTGGCGCAAACCATGCCGGTCCTGCGTACCAGTCGGCATATGTGTCTCTGGGAGTGAGCATCGTAGCCGGTTGCATAGGTGGTGCAGTGATGGTAGCAGCCAGAGGAATATGGGGGCCTCTGTTTAGCCATGATAAGGGGACTATAAGATGTGTAAAGAAGATGATGTTGCTAATGGCTTTGGTGGAAGTAGTGAATTTTCCATTAGCAGTATGTGGAGGAATTGTCCGGGGAACAGCTAGGCCATGGTTGGGTATGTATGCCAACCTTGGTGGGTTCTACCTTCTAGCTTTACCCTTAGGTGTGCTTTTAGCCTTTAAGGCCGCACTTGGACTTGGTGGGCTGTTGATTGGTTTCTTTTTGGGAATGGTAGCTTGCTTGGTTTTACTATTGGTCTTTGTCATAAGGATCGACTGGGATGAAGAAGCGGGCAAGGCACAATTACTAGCTCGTGATGTGGACATTGTTAAGGAAGATGAAAACCACTCAATTGTAGAGACAGGTAAAACTGCCCAAGTATGA